One segment of Manihot esculenta cultivar AM560-2 chromosome 4, M.esculenta_v8, whole genome shotgun sequence DNA contains the following:
- the LOC110613963 gene encoding cytokinin riboside 5'-monophosphate phosphoribohydrolase LOG5 isoform X2 has translation MDRKIVKSRFKSVCVFCGSSTGKRDCYRDAAIELAQELVERRLDLVYGGGSIGLMGLVSQAVHQGGGNVLGIIPRTLMSKEITGETVGEVKPVADMHQRKAEMARHSDCFIALPGGYGTLEELLEVITWAQLGIHDRPVGLLNVDGYYNYLLTFIDKAVDDGFIKPSQRNIFVSAPNAKELLQKLEEYVPVREGVIAKARWEVELQQPQVGFNATTLQSEVAL, from the exons ATGGATAGGAAAATAGTGAAATCAAGATTCAAGAGCGTATGTGTGTTTTGTGGCAGTAGTACTGGGAAGAGAGATTGTTACAGAGATGCTGCCATTGAACTTGCCCAAGAGCTG GTGGAAAGAAGATTGGACCTTGTGTATGGAGGTGGTAGTATTGGGCTTATGGGTTTAGTTTCACAAGCTGTTCATCAGGGTGGAGGCAATGTTCTTGG GATCATACCAAGGACTCTGATGAGCAAAGAG ATCACTGGAGAAACGGTTGGAGAGGTAAAGCCAGTAGCCGACATGCACCAAAGGAAAGCAGAAATGGCCCGCCATTCTGATTGTTTTATAGCCCTACCAG GTGGGTATGGAACTTTAGAGGAGTTGTTGGAAGTTATCACATGGGCTCAGCTTGGTATCCATGACAGGCCT GTGGGTTTACTTAATGTTGACGGTTACTACAACTATCTTCTGACTTTCATTGACAAGGCTGTAGATGATGGGTTCATCAAGCCCTCCCAACGAAACATCTTTGTCTCCGCACCAAATGCCAAAGAACTTCTTCAAAAGCTGGAG GAGTATGTGCCTGTGCGTGAAGGAGTCATAGCCAAGGCAAGGTGGGAGGTTGAGCTTCAGCAACCACAGGTGGGGTTCAATGCTACAACTTTGCAGTCTGAGGTCGCTCTTTGA
- the LOC110613963 gene encoding cytokinin riboside 5'-monophosphate phosphoribohydrolase LOG5 isoform X1 — translation MDRKIVKSRFKSVCVFCGSSTGKRDCYRDAAIELAQELVERRLDLVYGGGSIGLMGLVSQAVHQGGGNVLGIIPRTLMSKEVQSLISDFLCSNHSYFFQFVISKARYVFTYGLETQITGETVGEVKPVADMHQRKAEMARHSDCFIALPGGYGTLEELLEVITWAQLGIHDRPVGLLNVDGYYNYLLTFIDKAVDDGFIKPSQRNIFVSAPNAKELLQKLEEYVPVREGVIAKARWEVELQQPQVGFNATTLQSEVAL, via the exons ATGGATAGGAAAATAGTGAAATCAAGATTCAAGAGCGTATGTGTGTTTTGTGGCAGTAGTACTGGGAAGAGAGATTGTTACAGAGATGCTGCCATTGAACTTGCCCAAGAGCTG GTGGAAAGAAGATTGGACCTTGTGTATGGAGGTGGTAGTATTGGGCTTATGGGTTTAGTTTCACAAGCTGTTCATCAGGGTGGAGGCAATGTTCTTGG GATCATACCAAGGACTCTGATGAGCAAAGAGGTGCAGAGTCTCATTAGTGATTTTCTTTGTTCTAATCACAGTTACTTTTTCCAATTCGTTATTTCTAAAGCTCGTTATGTGTTTACATATGGTTTGGAGACCCAGATCACTGGAGAAACGGTTGGAGAGGTAAAGCCAGTAGCCGACATGCACCAAAGGAAAGCAGAAATGGCCCGCCATTCTGATTGTTTTATAGCCCTACCAG GTGGGTATGGAACTTTAGAGGAGTTGTTGGAAGTTATCACATGGGCTCAGCTTGGTATCCATGACAGGCCT GTGGGTTTACTTAATGTTGACGGTTACTACAACTATCTTCTGACTTTCATTGACAAGGCTGTAGATGATGGGTTCATCAAGCCCTCCCAACGAAACATCTTTGTCTCCGCACCAAATGCCAAAGAACTTCTTCAAAAGCTGGAG GAGTATGTGCCTGTGCGTGAAGGAGTCATAGCCAAGGCAAGGTGGGAGGTTGAGCTTCAGCAACCACAGGTGGGGTTCAATGCTACAACTTTGCAGTCTGAGGTCGCTCTTTGA